Proteins from a genomic interval of Niabella soli DSM 19437:
- a CDS encoding TlpA family protein disulfide reductase, protein MKYFLAFFFFFTVVNNPVPAQNNPSLIKDTAVIDKNSYAPDLEFFTDYSKINSLKQLREKLKGSPVFIDLWASWCGPCRREFYYKDSLDAFLKDQGVKMLYLSMDDEAHETQWKDLLKFLKMGGMHMRANTALQYDLSRIIWKQNGGFSIPRYILLSKEGTVLSNKMLRPSDGALLYQQIRSLLGK, encoded by the coding sequence ATGAAATATTTTCTTGCTTTTTTCTTCTTTTTTACAGTGGTAAATAATCCTGTGCCCGCGCAGAATAATCCATCCTTGATTAAAGACACTGCCGTTATTGATAAAAACAGCTACGCGCCCGATCTGGAATTTTTTACTGACTATAGCAAGATCAACTCACTGAAACAGCTACGGGAAAAATTAAAGGGCTCCCCGGTTTTCATTGATCTGTGGGCCAGTTGGTGCGGACCCTGCCGGAGAGAGTTTTATTATAAAGATTCTCTCGATGCATTTCTGAAAGATCAGGGCGTAAAGATGCTCTATCTTTCGATGGACGACGAGGCCCATGAGACGCAGTGGAAGGATTTGTTGAAATTTTTAAAAATGGGCGGAATGCACATGCGTGCCAATACAGCGCTGCAGTACGACCTGTCACGGATCATCTGGAAACAGAATGGAGGGTTTAGTATACCCCGGTATATACTCCTTAGCAAAGAAGGAACTGTTTTGAGCAATAAAATGCTGCGTCCCAGCGACGGAGCGCTCCTCTATCAGCAAATAAGATCGCTGTTGGGAAAGTGA
- a CDS encoding FAD-binding oxidoreductase: MAEKKITTAHIEAFKKIVGDANVLADADSLENYSHDETETLHFTPDVVVKPRTAEEISELFKICNRDLIPVTPRGGGTGLSGGALPQLGGVVLSTERLNSIIDIDERNLQVTTEPGVITEVLQNAVKEKGLFYPPDPSSRGTCFIGGNIAENSGGPKAVKYGVVKDYVLNLEVVLPTGEIIWTGANVLKNVTGYNLTQLIVGSEGTLALVTKIVLRLIPLPKYDLLMLAPFASLEKASEAVSAIFRAGFNPSALELVEIDALKIVSSMVDSYVVPVNDDIAAHLIVEVDGNNQEVLMQEMEQIAALLEQYEAGELFFADDAQQKEELWKLRRRTAEAVKSSGYTIEEDTVVPRAELPKLIKGVKELGKKHNFHAVCYGHAGDGNLHVRIKKEGNKNSLNDPEMNAVLRELFKLVKSLGGTISGEHGIGLIQKTYMDIVFEQRQIQLMREIKKAFDPNNILNAGKIFDLV, from the coding sequence ATGGCAGAAAAGAAGATCACAACAGCTCATATTGAAGCATTTAAGAAAATAGTAGGCGATGCAAACGTATTGGCAGATGCCGATTCCCTCGAAAATTATTCACACGACGAAACGGAAACGCTGCATTTTACTCCCGATGTGGTGGTAAAACCCCGTACTGCGGAAGAAATTTCAGAATTGTTTAAGATCTGCAACCGGGACCTGATCCCCGTTACTCCCAGGGGCGGTGGTACCGGCTTAAGTGGTGGGGCATTACCTCAGTTGGGCGGCGTGGTACTTTCCACCGAACGTCTGAACAGCATCATAGATATTGATGAGCGTAACCTGCAGGTAACCACCGAACCGGGTGTTATTACGGAGGTATTGCAAAATGCCGTAAAGGAAAAAGGATTGTTTTATCCCCCTGACCCCAGCAGCCGCGGTACCTGTTTCATCGGTGGAAATATCGCGGAAAACAGCGGTGGGCCCAAGGCGGTGAAATATGGGGTGGTGAAGGATTATGTATTGAACCTGGAAGTGGTATTGCCAACGGGTGAGATCATCTGGACAGGCGCCAATGTGTTAAAGAATGTTACGGGCTATAACCTCACGCAACTGATCGTGGGCAGCGAAGGCACATTAGCCCTGGTCACCAAAATCGTATTGCGGTTAATACCGCTTCCTAAATATGATCTGCTGATGCTGGCGCCTTTTGCTTCACTGGAAAAAGCGAGCGAAGCGGTAAGTGCCATATTCAGAGCGGGTTTTAACCCCAGCGCCCTGGAGCTGGTGGAAATTGATGCGCTGAAGATCGTAAGCAGCATGGTGGATAGTTATGTGGTGCCGGTGAATGATGATATCGCCGCCCACCTTATTGTCGAAGTAGATGGTAACAACCAGGAAGTACTGATGCAGGAAATGGAGCAGATTGCCGCATTACTGGAACAATATGAAGCCGGGGAGTTGTTTTTTGCCGATGATGCCCAGCAGAAAGAAGAATTGTGGAAGTTGCGCAGAAGAACAGCGGAAGCCGTGAAATCTTCGGGGTATACAATTGAAGAAGACACAGTAGTGCCGCGTGCCGAATTGCCCAAATTGATAAAGGGTGTAAAGGAATTGGGAAAAAAACATAACTTTCACGCAGTTTGTTATGGGCATGCCGGGGATGGTAACCTGCATGTGCGCATAAAAAAAGAAGGAAACAAAAACAGCCTGAATGATCCGGAAATGAATGCCGTGCTCCGGGAATTATTCAAACTGGTAAAAAGTTTAGGAGGTACTATAAGCGGCGAACATGGCATCGGCCTTATCCAGAAAACCTATATGGATATTGTTTTTGAACAAAGGCAGATCCAACTGATGCGCGAAATAAAAAAAGCCTTTGATCCCAATAATATTCTCAATGCGGGCAAAATATTCGACCTTGTTTAA
- a CDS encoding nucleotide pyrophosphohydrolase → MTLQAAQEAVDQWIKTVGVRYFSELTNMAILTEEMGELSRHMARIYGDQSYRKAEDENNAKTLMADEMADVLWVLLCLANQTGVDLTAALEKNFEKKDIRDASRHLNNKKL, encoded by the coding sequence ATGACATTACAAGCCGCACAGGAAGCTGTAGATCAATGGATCAAAACCGTTGGGGTCCGGTATTTTTCGGAATTGACCAATATGGCTATTTTAACCGAAGAAATGGGAGAACTTTCCCGGCATATGGCCCGCATATACGGCGATCAATCTTACCGCAAAGCGGAGGATGAAAATAATGCAAAAACACTGATGGCTGATGAAATGGCCGATGTGCTTTGGGTGTTGCTTTGCCTGGCCAACCAAACAGGCGTTGACCTGACTGCAGCACTGGAAAAGAATTTTGAAAAGAAAGATATAAGGGACGCCAGCCGGCATTTGAACAATAAAAAACTGTAG
- a CDS encoding XRE family transcriptional regulator yields the protein MSVANKNLKYLRKLRGWTQDEFAVKLNIKRSLLGAYEEERAEPRLDVLEVVCDIFKLTLDEILRKDLNEHTGNYMAKRRALKLSDTATKIPFVPVKAAAGYLNGYADHEFIDELNTFTLPMVSGGNYRAFEIIGDSMLPTPSGSIIVGEKVEGLESVKNNTACIVVSKNDGIVYKRIQKNGKTKNKLMLLSDNPTFQPYSIFSEDVLEMWEAQFIISKTNTTQSWNVGQLVNIVADLQQEVAGMKKKMN from the coding sequence ATGTCAGTTGCCAACAAAAATCTAAAGTACTTAAGAAAGCTTAGAGGCTGGACACAGGATGAATTTGCCGTTAAGCTAAATATCAAACGCTCCCTGCTTGGAGCCTATGAAGAAGAACGGGCGGAACCCCGCCTTGACGTGCTGGAAGTGGTTTGTGATATTTTTAAGCTGACGCTGGACGAGATCCTGAGAAAAGATCTGAACGAGCATACTGGTAATTACATGGCTAAGCGGCGGGCATTAAAGCTTTCTGATACGGCCACTAAGATCCCGTTTGTACCGGTAAAAGCTGCAGCCGGTTATTTGAATGGCTATGCGGATCATGAATTTATTGATGAACTGAACACCTTTACCTTACCGATGGTTAGCGGCGGCAATTACCGTGCATTTGAGATCATTGGCGATTCTATGCTGCCAACGCCCAGCGGCTCTATTATTGTTGGTGAAAAAGTAGAAGGGCTTGAGAGTGTGAAAAACAATACGGCCTGTATTGTGGTTTCAAAAAATGACGGTATCGTTTATAAACGTATTCAAAAAAACGGGAAGACAAAAAATAAATTAATGTTACTGAGCGACAATCCTACGTTTCAGCCCTATTCGATCTTTTCGGAGGATGTGTTGGAAATGTGGGAAGCGCAGTTCATTATTTCAAAAACCAATACCACCCAAAGCTGGAATGTGGGGCAATTGGTGAATATCGTTGCCGACCTTCAGCAGGAAGTTGCCGGCATGAAAAAGAAAATGAATTAA
- a CDS encoding YihY/virulence factor BrkB family protein gives MALKNIWSVITQTVEETFTNRVFKLSAALAYYTIFSLPGLLIVIIWIGDSFLADAFLNHGAHADIKNSLYQQIQEFVGQQSADQIRVTIENASHFPDKNISKIIGILTLVFGATGVFAEIQDSINMIWRLKARPKKGKGWLKLLLDRLMSFSIVITLGFLLLVSLMVNGVMDMLITQLTRIIPDSQVIIAYVSNLALTFIITSILFGLIFKVLPDAKIKWKAVRAGAFVTALLFMAGKFLIGYYLGHNKMSSAYGAAGSVIIILLWVYYSAIILYIGAVFTRIYAIHHNMNIYPSQYAVWVEHVEVENKDSIQTLQNDPVVAKTNELNQAEEHVK, from the coding sequence ATGGCTTTGAAAAACATATGGAGCGTCATAACGCAAACTGTTGAAGAAACATTTACCAACCGTGTTTTTAAATTGAGCGCGGCATTGGCCTATTACACTATTTTTTCATTACCAGGATTATTGATTGTTATTATCTGGATCGGTGATAGTTTTTTGGCTGATGCATTTTTAAACCATGGTGCACATGCTGATATAAAAAACAGTTTATACCAGCAGATACAGGAGTTTGTGGGACAGCAATCGGCCGACCAGATACGAGTCACCATTGAAAATGCCTCTCATTTTCCCGATAAAAATATTTCAAAAATAATCGGTATCCTGACGCTGGTGTTTGGAGCAACCGGTGTGTTCGCGGAAATACAGGATTCCATCAATATGATCTGGCGTTTAAAAGCGCGTCCTAAAAAAGGCAAGGGTTGGCTAAAATTGCTTTTAGACCGGCTGATGTCCTTTTCCATTGTTATTACCCTTGGTTTTTTATTGCTGGTATCCCTGATGGTAAATGGCGTGATGGATATGCTTATTACGCAGCTCACCCGGATCATTCCCGATTCCCAGGTGATCATTGCCTATGTTTCCAACCTGGCACTCACTTTTATAATCACCTCTATTTTATTCGGTTTGATCTTTAAAGTGCTGCCCGATGCAAAAATTAAATGGAAAGCGGTTAGGGCCGGCGCCTTCGTTACCGCCCTGCTTTTTATGGCAGGAAAGTTCCTGATCGGGTATTACCTGGGGCATAACAAGATGTCTTCTGCCTATGGAGCGGCAGGTTCTGTGATCATTATCCTGTTATGGGTATACTATTCAGCTATCATTCTTTATATAGGCGCAGTGTTTACGCGGATATATGCTATTCATCATAACATGAACATCTATCCCAGTCAGTATGCCGTTTGGGTGGAGCATGTTGAAGTGGAAAATAAAGATTCGATCCAGACCCTGCAGAATGATCCGGTGGTGGCAAAAACCAATGAGTTGAACCAGGCCGAGGAGCATGTAAAATGA
- a CDS encoding type VI secretion system baseplate subunit TssG translates to MTREEKIAHLSNLLQERDTDIKAEVLLNHALENGFPEQGHVVRNNGFFYREFVKDIFDTTVVEDDWYRTFIELHLSRPGFYDMLPEALFHQPETNEFRQRAGVLEMIDRYKKNLTKEAEVRKFFQPFENEFFYQQLMLEKEEINLLDILKSKLLTRYFLNFWGLPATFKTYEAASFLLLLPYAHVISGNLPVMESCLRALLNEPVKIVRKEPEIIDVAHAGGLGNDGGLGEQPLGDYMVCGAEFMEDYPVLQYRIGPLKKGNVSDFINDKEKDILIQTFNNYFAPVEADIEIEILVDQKTTEMTFDKDSEVILGYSSVL, encoded by the coding sequence ATGACCAGAGAGGAAAAAATAGCGCACCTGTCAAATTTGTTACAGGAACGGGATACCGACATTAAAGCAGAGGTATTGCTCAATCATGCCCTGGAGAACGGGTTCCCGGAGCAGGGGCATGTGGTGCGCAACAATGGTTTTTTTTACCGGGAGTTTGTAAAGGATATTTTTGATACAACGGTAGTAGAAGACGATTGGTATCGCACGTTTATTGAACTGCACCTTTCCCGCCCCGGCTTTTATGACATGCTTCCGGAGGCGTTGTTTCATCAACCGGAGACCAATGAGTTCCGGCAGCGGGCAGGGGTGCTGGAGATGATCGACCGGTACAAAAAAAATCTAACAAAGGAAGCGGAGGTCCGGAAGTTTTTTCAGCCTTTTGAAAACGAATTTTTTTACCAGCAGCTAATGCTGGAGAAAGAAGAGATCAATCTGCTGGACATCTTAAAGAGTAAGTTGCTGACCCGGTATTTTCTGAATTTCTGGGGGCTGCCGGCTACCTTTAAGACGTATGAGGCTGCATCTTTTTTGTTGTTATTGCCCTATGCACATGTTATCAGCGGAAACCTTCCGGTTATGGAATCCTGTCTCAGGGCACTGCTGAATGAACCCGTAAAAATTGTGCGGAAAGAGCCGGAGATCATTGATGTGGCGCACGCCGGGGGACTGGGCAACGATGGCGGATTAGGAGAGCAGCCTTTGGGCGATTATATGGTGTGCGGCGCCGAGTTCATGGAAGATTATCCGGTGCTTCAATACCGGATAGGCCCTTTAAAAAAAGGGAACGTAAGTGATTTCATTAACGACAAAGAAAAAGATATACTCATTCAAACCTTCAACAATTATTTTGCACCCGTTGAGGCGGATATTGAAATAGAAATACTGGTAGATCAGAAAACAACAGAGATGACCTTTGACAAAGACAGTGAAGTGATCCTGGGTTATTCTTCGGTATTATAA
- a CDS encoding J domain-containing protein, producing MAGTLKNFYEMLGVPRSATDEQIKTAYRKLILKFHPDKNVGDTYFEDWSKKIIEAFEVLSNPQLRAEYDQVYDEHRQAAKKAFQEEQTAPAHEPEAAATEAAEAPVFTAAYDADSSEDVDYQYGTTDKGSHKGEESTIDDDSGMENMEAQALNYITARQDYLRAAKDFKAAQRQQPTVTSKAAFWPVIALCVLLIAGSIIWIVKNPWKERVEAIPEGRVSEMPARTFIVAAERAYFYKDPQNQVRTNEYLTRGMKVNVSRQYQNFYYGVFQSAANSSYKLTGWIKEEDLQQ from the coding sequence ATGGCAGGAACCTTAAAAAACTTTTATGAAATGCTTGGCGTGCCGCGTTCTGCAACAGATGAGCAGATCAAAACGGCCTACCGCAAGCTTATTTTGAAATTTCATCCGGATAAAAATGTTGGGGACACCTATTTCGAAGATTGGTCAAAAAAGATAATTGAAGCCTTCGAAGTGTTAAGTAACCCGCAGTTGCGCGCCGAATATGACCAGGTTTATGACGAACATAGACAGGCGGCAAAAAAAGCCTTTCAGGAGGAACAAACAGCGCCGGCACATGAGCCGGAAGCTGCGGCAACAGAAGCTGCTGAAGCGCCGGTGTTTACGGCAGCATATGATGCTGACAGTAGTGAGGATGTTGATTATCAATATGGTACTACTGATAAAGGCTCTCATAAGGGTGAAGAATCTACAATAGATGATGACTCCGGAATGGAAAATATGGAGGCACAGGCTCTGAACTATATCACCGCGCGACAGGACTATTTGCGGGCGGCCAAAGATTTTAAAGCAGCGCAGCGGCAGCAACCCACTGTAACGAGCAAGGCTGCATTTTGGCCGGTGATAGCATTATGTGTATTGCTGATAGCGGGTTCCATCATATGGATCGTCAAAAATCCATGGAAAGAGCGGGTGGAGGCGATACCCGAAGGAAGGGTGTCGGAGATGCCTGCCCGTACGTTTATCGTGGCGGCTGAACGGGCCTATTTTTATAAAGATCCGCAAAACCAGGTACGGACCAATGAATACCTTACCCGGGGGATGAAAGTAAACGTATCAAGACAGTATCAGAATTTCTATTACGGTGTTTTTCAAAGCGCTGCCAATTCAAGTTATAAATTGACCGGGTGGATAAAAGAGGAAGATCTGCAGCAATAG
- the tssO gene encoding type VI secretion system TssO, which translates to MAQIVINAKERQQAFWKFLLLFILAMAFVLVAFFFDTLVPTKDNRMMRQQLNTFKLQEAAQDRFVQTMEEAKGLIDSLRKPGAQKAYLNQQITEKFRILNNLQYKDSSMYSRLNTSVIDVFQRYQDATNKAIDMGDMPTDLERLKQENAQLNRDLIETRTALTNCLNTPR; encoded by the coding sequence ATGGCACAAATTGTAATCAATGCGAAAGAGCGCCAGCAGGCATTCTGGAAGTTTTTATTGTTATTTATTTTAGCGATGGCTTTTGTTCTGGTGGCTTTCTTTTTTGATACCCTGGTTCCCACAAAAGATAACCGGATGATGCGCCAGCAGTTAAATACATTTAAGCTGCAGGAAGCGGCGCAGGACCGCTTTGTTCAAACGATGGAAGAAGCCAAGGGGCTGATTGATTCCCTCCGGAAACCCGGGGCGCAGAAAGCCTATCTGAATCAGCAGATTACGGAGAAATTTCGCATCCTGAATAATTTGCAATATAAAGACAGCAGCATGTATTCCCGGTTGAATACAAGTGTTATCGATGTATTCCAGCGTTACCAGGATGCAACTAATAAGGCGATCGATATGGGTGATATGCCGACAGACCTGGAACGCTTAAAACAGGAAAACGCGCAGCTAAACAGGGATCTGATTGAAACAAGAACCGCCCTGACCAATTGTTTGAATACTCCAAGATAA
- the dtd gene encoding D-aminoacyl-tRNA deacylase, with protein sequence MKAVVQRVLEASVTINGTVFSSVSSGLLVLLGIEDADTEADIQWLSQKITQLRIFDDESGVMNLSLKDVAGELLLVSQFTLHASTKKGNRPSYIKASKPEIAIPLYEKMILQLQDDLDREIKTGVFGADMKVQLINNGPVTIIIDTKNKE encoded by the coding sequence ATGAAAGCGGTGGTACAAAGAGTTCTGGAAGCAAGCGTTACTATAAATGGCACTGTTTTTTCGTCTGTTAGCAGCGGTTTGCTCGTGTTACTGGGTATTGAAGATGCCGACACAGAAGCGGATATTCAATGGCTGAGTCAGAAAATTACGCAACTCCGCATTTTTGATGATGAAAGCGGAGTGATGAATCTTTCCCTGAAAGATGTAGCGGGAGAGTTGTTGCTGGTCAGCCAGTTTACCCTGCATGCTTCCACAAAAAAGGGCAACAGGCCGTCTTATATAAAAGCCAGTAAGCCCGAGATCGCCATTCCGCTGTACGAAAAAATGATCCTGCAATTGCAGGATGATCTCGACAGGGAAATAAAAACCGGTGTATTTGGGGCGGATATGAAAGTACAACTGATCAACAACGGGCCGGTGACCATTATTATCGATACAAAAAATAAAGAATAA
- a CDS encoding TssN family type VI secretion system protein: MENWFSPSLKSALPYLGVSFISMSMIMGLIVSKIRGSFKPFTKPTVYYILLYAVGFAIVGLLSGFTFLESNTQLFLMFQLFFLGLGILHVYTLTTKLKWVNEKTYWAEVFLTLAILFLGGLCFIMTYRLFRKNTMDITIATAAVIFFVPLIVYYTYRSAIAIPFKILKQWQYPAQMELAEIDEKKLRNLLVISFEFYKKNNDKHFTNFRAKAPMDMDFGELFYYFINDYNDRHPNATITYLNEKGESSGWIFFKKPKWYTLFTKYIDPEKTIFINKVRENDIIICSRIS, translated from the coding sequence ATGGAAAACTGGTTTTCACCCTCTTTAAAATCGGCTTTACCCTACCTGGGGGTGAGTTTTATAAGCATGTCCATGATTATGGGGCTGATTGTTTCAAAGATCAGGGGCAGTTTTAAACCCTTTACAAAACCTACTGTTTATTATATTCTTTTATACGCCGTGGGGTTTGCTATTGTAGGCCTCCTGTCGGGGTTTACATTTTTGGAAAGCAATACCCAGCTATTCCTTATGTTCCAGTTATTTTTCCTGGGGCTGGGCATTTTACATGTTTACACCCTTACCACCAAATTGAAGTGGGTCAATGAAAAAACTTACTGGGCCGAGGTCTTTCTTACCCTTGCCATCCTGTTCCTGGGCGGGTTGTGTTTTATAATGACCTATCGGCTGTTCCGGAAAAATACAATGGATATAACCATAGCCACGGCCGCTGTGATCTTTTTTGTGCCGCTGATCGTTTACTATACCTATCGCAGCGCCATCGCCATCCCTTTTAAAATTCTAAAACAATGGCAATATCCGGCACAGATGGAACTGGCGGAGATTGATGAAAAAAAATTAAGGAACCTCCTGGTAATCAGCTTTGAATTTTATAAAAAGAATAATGATAAACATTTCACCAATTTTCGAGCAAAAGCGCCGATGGATATGGATTTTGGCGAATTGTTCTATTATTTCATCAATGATTATAACGACAGGCATCCCAATGCCACGATCACCTATTTGAATGAAAAAGGAGAATCCTCCGGATGGATCTTTTTTAAAAAGCCTAAATGGTACACTTTGTTTACAAAATATATCGACCCCGAAAAAACCATATTTATAAATAAGGTACGGGAGAACGACATTATCATTTGTTCACGCATATCTTAA
- a CDS encoding GPW/gp25 family protein, with protein sequence MPEEIHQSAAFLPIKKISFEPGKSQYLNHQSLVSGMLHQYYKLPLELGNILGKKEIKKCSLKDSIAHHLHLMLTTSFGELMSDEQFGNKLWEEDFDNVSYRSRQKEKIILSVGRTIAKFEKRLEKVKIEMYVHQEESPSGTADPRMKRKLEFVITAVISATNEPITYRDGFFISPLAYN encoded by the coding sequence TTGCCAGAGGAGATTCACCAATCTGCCGCGTTTTTACCTATCAAGAAAATATCTTTTGAGCCTGGCAAATCGCAATATCTAAATCATCAATCCCTCGTGTCCGGCATGCTGCATCAATACTATAAATTACCCCTGGAGCTGGGAAATATCCTGGGCAAAAAGGAAATAAAAAAATGCTCATTAAAAGATTCTATTGCGCATCATTTGCACCTGATGTTGACCACGTCCTTCGGAGAGCTTATGAGTGATGAACAATTTGGGAATAAACTATGGGAGGAGGATTTTGACAATGTTTCTTATAGAAGCAGGCAAAAAGAAAAAATAATATTATCTGTTGGCAGAACAATAGCCAAATTTGAGAAGCGACTGGAAAAAGTAAAAATAGAAATGTATGTGCACCAGGAAGAGTCGCCCTCCGGGACGGCAGACCCCCGGATGAAGCGAAAACTCGAATTTGTTATTACTGCTGTCATTAGTGCTACCAATGAACCGATTACCTACAGAGACGGATTTTTTATCAGTCCCTTAGCGTATAACTAA
- a CDS encoding type VI secretion system baseplate subunit TssF has product MNESREHIRNRMLQNAAKIWGYPETEEAANFDPLVGLLLSVNAAELERLSNEIYHSRNRVMDRIVQLLAPDVLTGPRLASAILNANSLEDVASLSTKEQFFMTQNVRNHSEEAPRTTDLFFTPTDNFIINKCKVRFAATGNKIYRYPGGVTKELMGVTEEQQWLQPSVLWIAVDHKEIDLNNTQFYFQYRSEVNRAIFYNQLKHAGWQVAGHAVQVQKGYNVARGNNPDWYAAQLIQQEASATSRYIKLVKELYEEAFVSIKDPQLLRYIADDKVLPHEIKAVFGDKITQQLQEPLSWVKITFPENITSTMLEDVSVFSNCFPVVNRKLHEVTHRVQEMINVVPLLTGDDQFYDLGEITDENGRLLHIRQHTEEENNSMSILLRNGGAGRFDERDATVVIENLIQLLRDESAAFSKLGKDLISQEIKSLQQSITKIEHLVGENTGNQSAYTPYLMIRNQKQGSSRFLYIEYWSTNGYAANGLRPGTRLQPYKTGSVNHSSVFLLTNTQNGKNRLSQTDSVVAYKYALLSKDRVMSRNDIALYCKLFLGNSVQEVKVDKGFMVSAETTKGFMKTIDVTVFIRRKEFIEAQEKEEIVQWEKELAAQLTERSMAFIPYRVFIKEAPGF; this is encoded by the coding sequence ATGAACGAAAGCAGGGAACATATCAGGAACAGGATGCTGCAAAATGCAGCTAAAATATGGGGCTATCCAGAAACAGAGGAGGCGGCGAATTTTGACCCGCTTGTGGGATTATTGCTATCGGTGAACGCGGCTGAACTGGAGCGTCTCTCCAATGAAATTTATCACTCCCGCAACCGGGTGATGGATCGCATTGTACAATTGCTGGCTCCTGATGTCTTAACGGGCCCGAGGCTGGCTTCCGCAATTTTAAATGCTAACAGCCTGGAGGATGTTGCCTCTCTGTCCACAAAAGAGCAATTCTTCATGACCCAGAATGTGCGAAATCATTCGGAAGAAGCGCCCAGGACCACCGACCTGTTTTTTACGCCTACCGATAATTTTATCATTAATAAATGCAAGGTCCGGTTTGCTGCAACGGGTAATAAAATTTACCGGTATCCCGGCGGCGTAACCAAAGAATTAATGGGGGTAACGGAAGAGCAGCAATGGCTGCAGCCTTCTGTTTTATGGATTGCTGTTGATCATAAAGAAATAGATCTTAATAACACCCAGTTTTATTTTCAATACAGGAGCGAGGTAAACCGCGCCATCTTTTATAACCAGTTGAAACACGCTGGTTGGCAGGTGGCGGGTCACGCAGTGCAGGTGCAGAAAGGGTATAACGTAGCCAGGGGTAATAACCCCGACTGGTACGCGGCACAACTGATACAGCAGGAAGCCAGCGCTACTTCCCGTTATATCAAGCTGGTAAAAGAATTATATGAAGAAGCTTTTGTAAGTATTAAAGACCCGCAATTGCTGCGGTATATTGCTGATGACAAGGTGCTTCCGCATGAAATAAAGGCTGTTTTTGGCGATAAAATAACACAGCAGTTGCAGGAACCGCTATCCTGGGTCAAAATCACCTTTCCTGAAAACATTACCAGTACCATGCTGGAGGATGTCAGCGTATTTTCCAACTGCTTTCCTGTTGTAAACAGAAAGTTGCATGAGGTTACGCACCGGGTACAGGAAATGATCAATGTAGTGCCTCTGCTTACCGGTGATGACCAGTTTTATGATCTGGGTGAGATCACCGATGAGAACGGCCGGTTGCTGCATATTCGCCAGCATACGGAAGAAGAAAATAACAGTATGAGCATCTTGCTGCGCAATGGTGGCGCCGGGCGTTTTGACGAACGGGATGCTACCGTTGTAATAGAGAACCTTATCCAGTTGCTGAGAGATGAAAGCGCTGCCTTTTCAAAATTGGGCAAGGACCTTATTTCACAGGAAATAAAATCGCTGCAGCAATCTATTACTAAAATAGAGCACCTGGTGGGCGAAAATACGGGCAATCAATCGGCCTACACGCCATACCTGATGATAAGAAATCAGAAGCAGGGTAGCTCCAGGTTCCTCTACATTGAATATTGGAGTACCAATGGTTATGCCGCAAATGGCCTGCGGCCGGGCACACGGCTGCAGCCGTATAAAACCGGTTCCGTAAATCACTCGTCCGTCTTTTTACTTACCAATACCCAAAATGGTAAAAACAGGTTAAGTCAAACGGATAGCGTCGTTGCCTATAAGTACGCGCTGCTGTCGAAAGACCGTGTTATGAGCCGTAACGATATCGCACTTTACTGCAAATTATTTCTGGGAAACAGTGTGCAGGAGGTAAAAGTGGATAAAGGGTTTATGGTGTCGGCTGAAACGACCAAAGGGTTTATGAAAACGATCGATGTTACGGTTTTTATAAGGAGAAAAGAATTTATTGAAGCGCAGGAAAAAGAAGAAATAGTGCAGTGGGAGAAAGAGCTGGCAGCCCAATTAACGGAGCGGTCGATGGCTTTTATTCCCTACCGGGTATTTATAAAAGAAGCCCCCGGCTTTTAA